In Candidatus Omnitrophota bacterium, a genomic segment contains:
- a CDS encoding methyl-accepting chemotaxis protein encodes MIRRRNYFIKKRFQLKFALSFVLLLVLEAALVISLFMRVSTDTVTTGYLDSVLRVESTPSFFFVPFLLILMITGVGICAAAMIIFILLSHRIAGPLYRFEKDLEEIGFGDLTKRIALRNSDQLTELKEALNVLVESLDQRVGKIKESTEELRQLISKKDDPASAEKILKVMETLRNEIEHFKVSS; translated from the coding sequence ATGATAAGGAGAAGGAACTATTTCATAAAGAAGCGTTTCCAACTGAAGTTCGCCCTCAGTTTCGTGCTCCTTTTGGTGCTGGAAGCGGCGCTCGTCATATCGCTCTTCATGCGCGTATCGACCGATACGGTGACCACAGGGTATCTCGATTCGGTATTGAGGGTCGAATCGACCCCCAGTTTCTTCTTTGTGCCGTTCCTGCTCATACTCATGATAACGGGGGTGGGGATATGCGCGGCCGCCATGATCATATTCATCCTCCTTTCGCACAGGATAGCCGGGCCCCTCTACAGGTTCGAAAAGGACCTTGAGGAGATAGGGTTCGGGGACCTCACAAAGAGGATAGCCCTCAGGAACAGCGACCAGCTCACCGAATTGAAAGAGGCGCTCAACGTGCTCGTGGAGTCGCTCGACCAGAGAGTGGGGAAGATAAAGGAGAGCACCGAAGAGCTGAGGCAGCTCATATCCAAAAAGGACGACCCGGCAAGCGCCGAAAAGATACTGAAGGTGATGGAGACCCTCAGGAACGAGATAGAGCACTTCAAGGTCTCATCGTAA
- a CDS encoding SurA N-terminal domain-containing protein, with protein sequence MRSNTIFIIIAIAVLLQGCGTSGRPANEEVVARVNKDTVTKTDLMRDLALRARFDPDFKISPDTEQEQLESMIEKKLIIQYAMEKGLARDERFVNSIRLIWEHALIKDFIDYKKKEWQDYLFATDDDISRYYDNMSQRVTFKALKSRDRKPVDEAYKKYLKDKDTTGWKVIGPLAYDEIASSAFLDAFEMGKGEAKVFESSPYYYLIEVVERERVDLAPMESMKPEIEKKVVALKERRLFEDWLKDRRKKAKIKINDDALRKGI encoded by the coding sequence ATGAGATCCAATACCATTTTTATCATAATAGCGATCGCGGTCCTTTTACAGGGATGCGGCACCTCCGGCCGGCCGGCCAATGAAGAGGTCGTCGCCCGCGTCAATAAGGACACCGTGACCAAGACGGACCTTATGCGCGACCTGGCGCTCCGGGCCAGGTTCGACCCCGACTTCAAGATCAGCCCCGATACCGAGCAGGAACAGCTGGAGTCGATGATAGAGAAGAAGCTCATCATCCAGTATGCCATGGAGAAGGGCCTTGCCCGGGATGAGCGTTTTGTGAACTCCATACGGTTGATATGGGAGCACGCCCTCATAAAGGATTTCATCGACTATAAGAAGAAGGAGTGGCAGGACTATCTCTTTGCCACGGATGACGATATCAGCAGGTATTACGACAATATGTCTCAAAGGGTCACCTTCAAGGCGCTCAAGAGCCGCGACCGGAAGCCGGTAGATGAGGCCTATAAGAAATATCTTAAAGATAAGGACACTACGGGCTGGAAGGTCATAGGCCCGCTTGCTTATGATGAGATCGCCTCGAGCGCCTTCCTCGATGCCTTCGAAATGGGGAAAGGCGAGGCAAAGGTATTCGAATCTTCGCCTTATTATTATCTCATAGAGGTCGTGGAAAGAGAGAGGGTGGACCTGGCTCCTATGGAGAGCATGAAGCCGGAGATCGAGAAGAAGGTGGTCGCGCTTAAGGAGAGGCGCCTCTTCGAAGATTGGTTGAAGGACAGGCGGAAGAAGGCGAAGATAAAGATAAACGATGATGCCTTGAGGAAGGGTATATGA
- a CDS encoding PocR ligand-binding domain-containing protein: MFQEDLRLTDLVNPEEWQNTQDSFSEVLEITLRTVSLDGTPLSEMSRPSRLCKDVLPKYSGSKDPCGDCIIRKQNHTKTDTSFKCPFGLEAFSVPIMMIAHRVVAYVIIGPFIPKARRTKAEYAEEAKRMGLDPEEVTDALIEINVFSYNKVYAINKLIRSIFSHMVQNGYHKKRLGEIAPEVVEMDPLFSRYYEEKILNSLLNSCVMALDADSGSVMTVDKATNMLHIKVASKLDEKIVRTTNIRVGEGLAGMAAATAQPIILPKDKDKKGISDKMKRDYIKSSMIMPFNKGNTAEVYGVINLNMVRKETDFSQKDIAVVKELVRMASTALIPLKSVSAKI; encoded by the coding sequence ATGTTCCAAGAAGATCTGCGACTGACAGATCTGGTGAATCCTGAGGAGTGGCAAAATACGCAGGATTCTTTTTCAGAAGTCCTGGAGATCACCCTCAGGACGGTTTCATTGGACGGCACGCCGCTATCCGAGATGAGCAGGCCGAGCCGTCTCTGCAAAGATGTCCTTCCCAAATATTCCGGATCCAAAGACCCCTGCGGCGATTGTATAATCAGAAAACAGAACCACACAAAGACCGATACCAGCTTCAAGTGTCCTTTCGGGCTTGAGGCGTTCTCCGTTCCCATCATGATGATCGCGCACCGTGTAGTCGCCTATGTCATAATAGGCCCTTTCATACCAAAGGCCAGGAGGACGAAGGCCGAGTACGCGGAAGAGGCGAAGAGGATGGGCCTCGACCCGGAAGAGGTCACGGACGCGCTCATCGAGATAAACGTATTCTCTTACAATAAGGTCTACGCGATAAATAAGCTTATACGGAGCATCTTCTCTCACATGGTCCAGAACGGCTACCACAAGAAGCGGCTCGGAGAGATAGCTCCCGAGGTGGTGGAGATGGACCCGCTCTTCTCCCGCTATTACGAGGAGAAGATATTGAACTCCCTCCTAAATTCCTGTGTGATGGCGCTCGATGCCGACTCCGGGTCCGTAATGACGGTCGATAAGGCGACCAATATGCTCCATATAAAAGTCGCCTCAAAGCTCGATGAGAAGATAGTCCGTACCACAAATATAAGGGTGGGGGAGGGGCTGGCCGGCATGGCGGCCGCCACGGCCCAGCCCATAATACTGCCCAAGGATAAGGACAAGAAGGGTATCTCCGATAAGATGAAGCGGGACTACATAAAATCATCGATGATAATGCCGTTCAATAAGGGCAATACCGCGGAAGTGTACGGCGTCATAAACCTCAATATGGTAAGGAAAGAGACCGATTTTTCGCAGAAAGATATAGCCGTTGTCAAAGAGCTCGTCAGGATGGCCAGTACGGCCCTGATACCGCTCAAATCGGTCTCTGCCAAGATATGA
- a CDS encoding sigma-54 dependent transcriptional regulator, producing the protein MDKARVLIVTDDKLSQKSLYEMLCRSGYEADIAVSVKEALRHLEEKLWHVILADIDGPDIGDLSSLNIVKEKSYPSEVVVLSSKEDIDSLPLNKRISAFEYLSKPVEDEKIISAIERALADKSLNTGKPSFISRLIHKDETYHGLVGKSAIMRDIYALIDRIAPSRATVLLRGESGTGKRMIARAIHKADKKRKEKPFIEISCGALPREIIESELFGHTKGAFTGAINDRKGRFELSHSGTMLLDDIDSFSLDLQVKLLRVLQEKEFERVGDHKTMKVDVRVIVSTNQDLEKAVSEKKFREDLYYRLNVISITIPPLRKRKEDLPFLVDHFIGLFSKENHKKIKGISEDALDVLMAYNWPGNIRELENIIERAVILDVDGTLHKDDLPEMLRESATVITSDDARGKIKDIASLKDALKDPEKVYILKVLEETGWNKKRAAKKLGVNRTTLYNKLKKYNLISDSEK; encoded by the coding sequence ATGGACAAAGCCCGAGTTCTCATAGTAACTGATGACAAGCTCTCCCAGAAATCTCTTTACGAGATGCTCTGCAGGAGCGGCTATGAAGCAGATATAGCCGTTTCGGTAAAGGAGGCCCTCAGGCACCTTGAAGAGAAACTCTGGCACGTGATACTCGCCGATATAGACGGTCCCGATATCGGTGACCTCAGCTCCCTCAACATAGTCAAAGAGAAGTCCTATCCATCGGAAGTCGTGGTCCTCTCATCAAAAGAAGATATCGATTCGCTGCCGCTCAATAAGCGGATATCGGCTTTTGAGTATCTCTCCAAACCTGTCGAAGACGAGAAGATAATCTCGGCCATCGAACGGGCGCTCGCCGACAAATCGTTGAATACAGGCAAGCCGTCCTTCATAAGCCGGCTTATACATAAAGACGAGACCTATCACGGACTTGTCGGTAAGAGCGCAATAATGAGGGATATATATGCGCTCATCGACCGCATAGCGCCATCCAGGGCCACCGTGCTGTTGCGCGGGGAGAGCGGCACAGGCAAGAGGATGATAGCCCGCGCCATACATAAGGCGGATAAGAAGAGGAAGGAGAAGCCGTTCATAGAGATATCGTGCGGCGCGCTCCCCAGGGAGATAATAGAGAGCGAGCTCTTCGGCCACACCAAAGGGGCCTTCACAGGGGCGATAAACGACCGCAAGGGCCGCTTTGAGCTGTCGCACAGCGGCACGATGCTCCTCGATGATATAGATTCGTTCTCGCTGGACCTCCAGGTGAAGTTATTGAGGGTGCTCCAGGAGAAAGAGTTCGAGCGGGTCGGTGACCACAAGACGATGAAGGTCGATGTGCGCGTTATAGTAAGCACGAACCAGGACCTCGAGAAGGCGGTCTCCGAAAAGAAGTTCAGGGAAGACCTTTACTACCGGCTCAACGTCATATCTATCACCATACCGCCGCTAAGGAAACGCAAAGAGGACCTGCCGTTCCTCGTAGACCACTTCATAGGGCTCTTTTCGAAAGAGAACCACAAGAAGATAAAGGGCATATCCGAAGACGCCCTGGACGTCCTGATGGCCTATAACTGGCCCGGCAATATACGCGAGCTGGAAAATATAATAGAGCGGGCCGTAATACTCGATGTCGACGGCACGCTCCATAAGGACGACCTGCCCGAGATGCTCCGTGAGTCGGCGACCGTGATAACCTCCGATGACGCCCGCGGCAAGATAAAAGATATCGCATCGCTGAAAGACGCGCTGAAGGACCCGGAGAAGGTCTATATACTCAAGGTGCTGGAAGAGACGGGATGGAACAAGAAGAGGGCGGCCAAAAAACTGGGGGTGAACAGAACCACCCTGTACAATAAACTGAAGAAGTATAATCTTATTTCTGACTCCGAGAAATAA
- a CDS encoding tetratricopeptide repeat protein: MKKTIIVLVSILVAVFIALSILGAGGEYAAERLFYRAMKGSGKITVNPDVAPPAMIASVEKTFLKIIKKYPRTNTAKAAHISLAEFYIFNKDYDKAFKLIGSILATKSFGNGVLSSAQFLKGFAYERQGKWDAALREYMALRDNFTDTQFGIQIPMYIGKHYEDEGKTAEANAAYADAAQFYANLAAREKGKAMGYAALNFLMHSYMSVKNYEQAGRTLEEMIDTYPLPLTMSQQFPYIDYIYTKELKRPDKAVAIYKGIQGRVKDEKLIKFLQGAIDATEGKTKK; this comes from the coding sequence GTGAAGAAGACGATAATAGTATTGGTTTCAATCCTGGTAGCTGTGTTCATAGCGCTATCTATCCTCGGAGCGGGAGGGGAGTACGCGGCGGAACGGCTATTCTATCGCGCGATGAAGGGCAGCGGTAAGATCACCGTCAATCCCGATGTGGCCCCGCCGGCCATGATCGCTTCGGTCGAAAAGACGTTCCTGAAGATAATAAAGAAATACCCCAGGACCAATACCGCAAAGGCGGCCCACATATCGCTCGCAGAATTTTACATATTCAATAAAGATTACGATAAGGCATTTAAGCTGATCGGCTCCATCCTCGCCACGAAGAGCTTTGGCAACGGTGTGCTCAGTTCGGCCCAGTTCCTCAAGGGGTTTGCCTATGAGCGCCAGGGGAAGTGGGATGCGGCGCTCAGGGAGTACATGGCCCTGCGCGACAACTTCACCGATACGCAGTTCGGCATACAGATACCGATGTATATAGGGAAGCACTACGAGGATGAAGGTAAGACGGCTGAGGCGAACGCCGCATACGCCGATGCGGCGCAATTTTATGCGAACCTTGCCGCAAGAGAAAAGGGGAAGGCGATGGGGTACGCCGCGTTGAACTTCCTGATGCACTCGTATATGTCAGTGAAGAACTACGAGCAGGCGGGCCGGACGCTGGAAGAGATGATAGATACATATCCTTTACCGCTAACGATGTCACAGCAATTCCCGTATATAGATTATATCTATACGAAAGAGTTGAAGAGACCCGACAAGGCGGTCGCGATATATAAGGGTATACAGGGCAGGGTCAAAGACGAAAAGTTGATAAAATTTTTGCAGGGCGCCATAGATGCGACTGAAGGTAAAACCAAAAAATAG
- a CDS encoding PEP-CTERM sorting domain-containing protein, which produces MPLPIGGTAFATGVTPSPGIGAALASLSIPFTGLDANNNVWFTGVLNQWVRANAAGLMVFEYQVINNPGSVASITLADTTDYDSFTTNVDVLGPGVIPFLISRPAPGNAVSFSYLVPPVAPGSTSGLMWIETNAPTYQLFGTTQLQGTGNTRLDTYAPAVPEPASAMLLGLGLVGFVGKLRRKFMA; this is translated from the coding sequence GTGCCGCTCCCGATAGGAGGGACTGCGTTTGCAACGGGCGTTACGCCTTCGCCGGGTATTGGTGCGGCGTTAGCGTCACTGAGTATACCGTTCACCGGTCTGGACGCGAATAATAACGTGTGGTTTACCGGCGTCCTGAACCAGTGGGTAAGGGCCAACGCGGCAGGTCTTATGGTGTTCGAATACCAGGTCATAAATAACCCGGGTTCGGTTGCGTCTATCACTTTGGCAGATACCACGGACTATGACAGCTTCACCACCAATGTGGATGTCTTAGGTCCCGGGGTTATCCCATTCCTGATATCGCGGCCAGCACCAGGTAATGCCGTGTCGTTTTCGTATCTCGTTCCGCCAGTCGCCCCCGGTAGCACCAGCGGGTTGATGTGGATAGAGACGAATGCGCCGACGTATCAATTATTCGGTACGACTCAGTTGCAGGGCACCGGTAACACAAGGTTGGATACTTATGCACCGGCAGTACCTGAGCCGGCCAGCGCGATGCTATTGGGCCTCGGCCTGGTAGGGTTCGTTGGTAAGCTAAGAAGGAAGTTCATGGCATAA
- a CDS encoding PEP-CTERM sorting domain-containing protein: MKRALLIMALVAFGVMASQAPAFSGTIDLVTNGDFSLGISNWTTFHYTGGAGIWGNPSVSASGGVLYWMMSASGSDGNATGAYQMLNAAVSGYSSLLLQTRISPIYQNLSSPSASEYPANIQVDYVDLGNVARSYRHAFYYSGSAGSIGTYVQSGTWYDYQLDLFSVPGGMKSLSDVQVFGNGWDYQGKVDYVKVLATSSDVVPEPATMSLLGLGLAGLVARKRRVR, from the coding sequence ATGAAGAGAGCATTACTTATAATGGCCCTTGTTGCTTTTGGCGTAATGGCGTCTCAGGCCCCGGCCTTCTCTGGCACGATCGATCTTGTGACGAATGGGGATTTTTCATTGGGTATATCGAATTGGACAACATTTCATTATACGGGTGGTGCGGGAATATGGGGAAATCCGAGCGTATCCGCGTCCGGCGGAGTGCTCTATTGGATGATGTCTGCCTCCGGTTCCGATGGCAATGCTACAGGGGCTTATCAGATGCTTAATGCCGCCGTCTCCGGCTACTCTTCACTGCTCCTCCAAACGAGGATATCGCCCATATATCAGAATCTCTCATCGCCTTCCGCATCGGAGTACCCTGCCAATATACAGGTCGACTACGTCGATCTTGGTAACGTGGCTCGTTCGTACAGGCATGCGTTCTATTACAGCGGGAGCGCCGGGTCTATAGGAACATATGTGCAGTCCGGCACCTGGTATGATTATCAGCTGGATCTTTTCAGCGTACCGGGCGGCATGAAGAGTTTATCGGATGTCCAGGTCTTTGGCAACGGCTGGGACTACCAGGGTAAAGTTGATTATGTAAAAGTGTTGGCCACTTCTTCGGATGTAGTCCCGGAGCCGGCGACGATGTCGTTATTGGGGTTAGGATTAGCAGGATTGGTAGCGCGCAAAAGGCGCGTCAGATAA
- a CDS encoding PEP-CTERM sorting domain-containing protein has product MKRTILVALFVLLSVFCAGASFALSIDVTDGSLSDWGVTPGTNWTPTSSSNLFYTVEDQTSYFLYPGYGGQDYDAEAMYTYFDNTNLYFAVVTGFPFTGLNGIRPGDIAIQFGAKTAAYTYGIETTGNGGFSKGTLYDVKTWGLGEKNWGIWNGNNANYNAYLGAPTEILAINGTIWTPGTTNIMYSYYGPKRYIIEGYVPVSAFGDNWTHNYDFRVHWTETCGNDFIEVDGKVAPEPATMALVAFGLAGFVARKKRV; this is encoded by the coding sequence ATGAAGAGAACGATCTTGGTAGCACTATTTGTATTGCTGTCTGTATTCTGTGCCGGCGCGTCATTCGCGCTATCTATCGATGTAACTGACGGATCCCTTTCCGATTGGGGAGTGACGCCCGGGACGAACTGGACGCCCACTTCTTCGAGTAATCTATTTTATACAGTAGAGGATCAGACGAGTTATTTCCTCTATCCCGGTTACGGCGGGCAGGACTATGATGCAGAAGCGATGTACACATATTTTGACAATACCAATCTCTATTTCGCCGTAGTGACCGGATTTCCGTTTACCGGACTGAACGGTATACGTCCCGGAGATATAGCCATACAGTTCGGCGCCAAGACGGCCGCCTATACATACGGGATCGAAACGACCGGTAACGGCGGTTTCAGCAAAGGCACGCTCTATGACGTAAAGACGTGGGGATTGGGGGAGAAGAACTGGGGTATATGGAATGGCAATAACGCAAATTACAATGCCTATCTCGGAGCGCCTACGGAGATACTGGCGATAAACGGCACGATCTGGACCCCCGGCACGACAAACATAATGTATTCTTACTATGGCCCGAAACGCTACATAATAGAAGGATATGTCCCGGTATCCGCGTTCGGAGATAACTGGACCCATAATTACGATTTCAGGGTACATTGGACCGAGACATGCGGTAACGACTTTATAGAGGTGGATGGGAAGGTGGCCCCTGAGCCGGCGACGATGGCGCTCGTGGCGTTCGGGTTGGCAGGGTTTGTTGCGCGGAAAAAACGAGTTTAG
- a CDS encoding sugar transferase has product MRTFKTGFHYAVIFGFLVFSALFIINFCYAQTNNQSPLIAPEPGTMALISTGFAGWLVRFARRRFHEFKRVFDIIVGSIGLVIASPVIALTAVIIKTVSPGPVFFSQERVGRDGEIFRIYKIRTMKIDAEKHTGPVWARENDPRLIKFGRTIRKMHIDELPQLFNVLRGDMSIIGPRPERPVFVKELSGKISDYSRRVEVRPGITGLAQVWHKYDETLQDVRKKVKYDLLYIREMCFMVDLRIFFRTIIVSARGKGAR; this is encoded by the coding sequence ATGAGAACTTTTAAGACAGGATTCCATTACGCCGTGATATTCGGCTTTCTCGTATTCTCGGCGCTCTTCATCATCAATTTTTGCTACGCCCAGACCAATAACCAATCCCCGCTGATAGCTCCTGAGCCGGGAACGATGGCGCTCATATCTACCGGTTTTGCCGGATGGCTGGTCAGATTCGCCAGGCGCCGGTTCCACGAATTCAAGAGGGTCTTCGATATCATCGTCGGTTCCATAGGCCTTGTCATAGCATCGCCGGTCATCGCCCTTACCGCCGTCATCATCAAGACCGTCTCCCCGGGGCCTGTATTCTTTTCGCAGGAGAGGGTGGGGAGGGACGGGGAGATATTCCGTATATATAAGATACGTACGATGAAGATAGATGCGGAGAAACATACAGGTCCTGTATGGGCGAGGGAGAACGACCCCCGTCTTATCAAATTCGGAAGGACCATACGTAAGATGCATATAGATGAGCTACCCCAGTTATTTAACGTGCTCCGGGGCGACATGAGCATCATAGGGCCGCGGCCTGAGAGGCCCGTATTCGTCAAAGAGCTGAGCGGCAAGATATCCGATTACTCCAGACGGGTCGAGGTAAGGCCCGGCATCACCGGGTTGGCCCAGGTGTGGCACAAATATGATGAGACGTTACAGGATGTAAGGAAGAAGGTCAAATATGACCTCCTATATATAAGAGAGATGTGCTTCATGGTGGACCTGAGGATATTCTTCAGGACGATCATCGTTTCGGCACGCGGAAAAGGAGCGCGATAA
- a CDS encoding ORF6N domain-containing protein, translated as MKDVALQEAIEQKIFIIRGKKVMIDRDLAELYQVETKYLNRQMRRNINRFPEEFMFQLTVAEKNELVTNWHRFDTMKHSATLPFAFTEHGVAMLASVLNNDRAIKISIFIINTFVKLREMISTHKELAHKLKELEGKIEKHDAEIQAIFEAIRQLMTPPPAPPKRRIGFHS; from the coding sequence ATGAAAGATGTGGCATTACAAGAAGCTATTGAACAAAAGATATTCATCATAAGAGGCAAAAAAGTTATGATCGATAGAGACCTTGCTGAATTATACCAAGTTGAAACAAAGTATCTTAACAGACAGATGAGGCGCAACATTAATAGGTTTCCTGAAGAGTTCATGTTTCAGCTTACCGTTGCCGAAAAGAATGAACTGGTGACAAATTGGCACCGGTTTGACACAATGAAGCATTCAGCAACCCTGCCATTTGCATTTACTGAGCATGGGGTGGCAATGTTAGCCAGTGTTTTAAATAACGACAGAGCGATAAAGATCAGTATTTTTATCATTAATACTTTCGTAAAACTACGAGAAATGATCTCAACACATAAAGAGCTCGCGCATAAGCTAAAAGAACTCGAAGGCAAGATCGAAAAACATGACGCGGAGATCCAGGCGATTTTCGAAGCGATACGTCAGTTGATGACGCCTCCGCCTGCGCCACCGAAACGGCGCATAGGGTTTCATTCGTAG
- a CDS encoding ORF6N domain-containing protein, with amino-acid sequence MKDMVTQEVIERKIYLIRGHKVMLDSDLAELYAVETRNLNKAVSRNLDRFPDDFMFSLSKEELNNLMFQFGTSRWGGTRKPPRVFTEQGIAMLSSVLRSKRAIQVNIAIMRVFVKLKEMLLAHKELARKLAELENKIEKHDAEIQAIFEAIRQLMAPPPAPPKRRIGFHS; translated from the coding sequence ATGAAAGATATGGTGACGCAGGAGGTTATTGAAAGAAAAATCTATCTTATAAGAGGCCACAAGGTTATGTTGGATAGTGACTTGGCAGAGCTTTACGCAGTAGAGACGAGAAATTTAAATAAGGCAGTAAGTAGAAATTTAGACCGTTTTCCGGATGATTTTATGTTCAGTCTGAGCAAGGAAGAACTTAACAACTTGATGTTCCAATTTGGAACATCAAGATGGGGCGGTACGCGAAAGCCGCCGCGGGTCTTTACCGAACAGGGTATCGCCATGCTATCAAGCGTTCTTAGGAGTAAGAGGGCAATTCAGGTCAATATTGCGATCATGCGGGTTTTTGTGAAGTTGAAAGAGATGCTATTGGCCCATAAGGAACTCGCACGTAAGCTTGCTGAACTCGAAAATAAGATTGAAAAACATGACGCGGAGATCCAGGCGATTTTTGAGGCAATACGCCAGTTGATGGCTCCGCCTCCTGCGCCACCGAAACGGCGCATAGGGTTTCATTCGTAG
- a CDS encoding four helix bundle protein, which translates to MSFKFEKLDVWQKSVDLSSDIHELTREFPKEELYILTSQIKRAADSIALNIAEGSTGQSNAEFRQFVGYAIRSAIEVVSCLYIGRKRDMIKDDNFKKLYLDTERIVRMLQALRNSLE; encoded by the coding sequence ATGTCATTTAAATTTGAAAAGCTGGACGTCTGGCAAAAATCGGTAGATTTAAGTTCTGACATTCATGAATTGACACGCGAGTTTCCAAAAGAAGAATTATATATTCTTACTTCTCAGATTAAACGAGCGGCTGACTCAATTGCCTTAAATATTGCAGAGGGATCAACCGGTCAATCAAATGCAGAGTTTAGGCAATTTGTTGGATATGCTATAAGATCAGCGATTGAAGTAGTGTCGTGTCTTTATATAGGCAGGAAACGCGATATGATCAAAGATGATAATTTTAAAAAGCTCTATTTGGATACTGAAAGGATAGTCCGGATGCTACAAGCTCTTAGAAACTCTCTCGAATAA
- a CDS encoding exosortase C-terminal domain/associated protein EpsI, which yields MNKQTMGFLAIIALLVLTGVMSLSLLSREKAAHDRVDIRKFPYSVGEWKGRDLKMTEEEYRILETRNLILREYVNTSGDKLALFLIYSETNRAVFHPPEVCLIGEGMTIVNKKTEMVSSDKRSFITNKLDLEKSGLREMVLYSYKAGKLYTENFYLQQLYLIAHQLFGRNVPGATVRVSMVVSGDGSKTVATLKEFLGQTVKAVEALTS from the coding sequence ATGAACAAGCAGACGATGGGATTTCTCGCTATCATCGCATTACTCGTGCTCACTGGCGTGATGTCGCTGAGCCTCTTATCCCGCGAGAAGGCGGCTCATGATAGGGTCGATATCCGGAAGTTCCCATACTCGGTCGGAGAGTGGAAAGGGAGAGATCTCAAGATGACCGAGGAGGAGTACCGGATACTCGAGACGCGAAACCTGATACTGCGGGAGTACGTCAACACCTCAGGTGATAAGCTGGCGCTATTTCTCATATACTCGGAGACGAACAGGGCGGTCTTCCATCCTCCGGAGGTATGTCTGATAGGGGAGGGGATGACTATAGTTAACAAAAAGACAGAAATGGTCTCCTCCGATAAACGATCGTTCATCACCAATAAACTGGACCTGGAGAAATCGGGACTAAGAGAGATGGTCCTTTACTCGTATAAAGCGGGGAAGTTATATACCGAAAATTTTTATCTGCAGCAGCTCTATCTTATCGCCCACCAACTCTTCGGCCGTAATGTGCCCGGGGCGACGGTCAGGGTGTCGATGGTCGTCAGCGGAGATGGATCCAAGACGGTTGCAACGCTTAAAGAGTTCCTCGGGCAAACGGTGAAGGCGGTGGAGGCGCTTACTAGCTAA
- a CDS encoding exosortase/archaeosortase family protein yields the protein MSNKLSSLLKFATCLALTLVAYAPTLVWMYDRWMGEESYYGHGILIPIVSLFIAWQRKDILKKVTVSSDMKGLWIVAAGLLVHIISASLKVSFVSGFSFVFVLYGLILFFLGREMTRNLIFPVFFLLAMVPLPLVIIGNLTVKLKLFAAGCATFILNRIGFPSVLDGSIIRMPNSFVAIEAPCSGLRSLISLLTLGLLFAYSLKVSYTKKTILFLSSIPIAIASNVSRIILLATVNDLYGKNVAMGFFHDFTGFFVFAFAFVGLLAVSKALEGGKQ from the coding sequence ATGAGCAATAAATTAAGTTCGCTACTGAAATTTGCTACGTGCCTGGCGCTGACGCTCGTAGCCTACGCACCGACGCTCGTGTGGATGTACGACAGGTGGATGGGGGAGGAGTCGTATTACGGGCACGGGATACTGATACCGATAGTATCGTTATTTATCGCATGGCAGAGGAAAGATATCCTGAAGAAAGTAACGGTATCGAGCGACATGAAAGGGCTCTGGATAGTCGCTGCCGGCCTCCTCGTCCATATAATATCCGCCTCGCTTAAGGTATCATTCGTATCAGGGTTCTCTTTCGTATTTGTCCTTTATGGGCTTATACTCTTCTTCCTGGGAAGGGAAATGACCCGTAACCTGATATTCCCTGTATTCTTTCTCCTCGCCATGGTGCCGCTTCCGCTCGTTATCATAGGCAACCTGACCGTCAAGTTAAAATTGTTCGCAGCAGGATGTGCGACGTTCATCCTGAACAGGATAGGTTTCCCTTCGGTACTGGACGGCAGCATCATACGTATGCCCAATTCTTTCGTTGCGATAGAGGCACCGTGCAGCGGTCTCCGCTCGCTCATCTCGCTACTGACGCTGGGGCTACTCTTCGCATACTCACTCAAGGTGTCATATACCAAAAAGACGATCCTATTCCTTTCGTCTATTCCTATAGCGATCGCGTCGAACGTGTCGAGGATAATATTGCTTGCCACAGTCAACGATCTCTACGGGAAAAATGTTGCCATGGGCTTCTTCCATGATTTCACGGGGTTCTTCGTCTTCGCCTTCGCATTCGTAGGGCTTCTTGCTGTTAGTAAGGCGCTCGAAGGAGGGAAGCAATGA